The following proteins are co-located in the uncultured Draconibacterium sp. genome:
- a CDS encoding aminotransferase class V-fold PLP-dependent enzyme: MSTDPAKRIYDIQQFGEFGGVNPSITDSSTYTFLEGETMEETFLGHMEGCFLYSRHWNPSNKYLADALAAMEKTESAWITSSGMAAITCSLLQVCNSGDQIITSVTTYGGTYAFLKNWLPKYNIEVSFVDITNLEQVKAAIRPNTKVIYTETVTNPLLQVSDIPELAKIAHENGAKLMVDNTFTPMIFSPAELGADFVVYSMTKFINGKNDCVAGAICGSNEFIAKLSNVNDGTAMLLGPVLDPLRSSSILKNLHTLHLRMKQHSSNALFVAKKLEEMGLAVKYPGLESHPQNQLHTQLMNKQFGYGGMLAIDFGTEKNANQIMFKMQEAGVGYLAVSLGYFRTLFSCSGHSTSSEIPVEVQKEMGLSDGLVRLSVGLDNDINETFEKIKTCL, encoded by the coding sequence ATGAGTACAGATCCGGCAAAACGAATTTATGATATTCAGCAATTCGGTGAATTTGGTGGTGTAAATCCTTCCATCACCGATTCGTCAACTTATACATTTTTAGAAGGAGAAACGATGGAGGAAACCTTCCTGGGACATATGGAAGGATGTTTTTTGTACTCCCGACACTGGAATCCAAGTAACAAATACCTGGCTGATGCTTTGGCCGCTATGGAAAAGACCGAGTCCGCATGGATCACTTCATCGGGAATGGCGGCTATCACCTGTTCGTTATTACAGGTATGCAACTCGGGCGACCAAATTATTACCAGTGTAACAACCTACGGAGGAACCTATGCATTTTTGAAAAACTGGTTGCCCAAATACAACATTGAAGTTTCGTTTGTTGACATCACAAATCTGGAGCAGGTAAAAGCAGCAATTCGACCAAATACAAAAGTTATTTATACCGAAACCGTTACCAATCCACTTTTACAGGTTTCTGACATTCCGGAACTCGCAAAAATTGCACACGAAAACGGTGCAAAATTAATGGTGGACAACACTTTTACACCAATGATTTTTTCGCCTGCCGAATTGGGTGCTGACTTTGTAGTTTACAGCATGACCAAGTTTATTAACGGTAAAAACGATTGTGTGGCCGGTGCCATTTGTGGCTCGAACGAATTTATTGCAAAATTATCGAATGTAAACGATGGAACTGCGATGTTGCTTGGGCCGGTACTCGATCCTTTGCGTTCGTCAAGTATTCTTAAAAACCTGCATACCCTTCATTTACGAATGAAACAACACAGTTCGAATGCCTTGTTTGTTGCAAAAAAACTGGAAGAGATGGGATTGGCTGTAAAGTATCCCGGATTGGAAAGTCATCCTCAGAATCAACTCCACACCCAACTTATGAACAAACAATTTGGTTATGGTGGTATGCTTGCCATTGATTTCGGAACCGAAAAAAATGCCAATCAAATCATGTTTAAAATGCAAGAAGCGGGCGTTGGTTATTTGGCAGTTTCTCTGGGATATTTCCGCACACTATTTAGCTGTTCAGGACACAGCACTTCATCCGAGATTCCGGTTGAAGTTCAAAAAGAGATGGGATTGTCCGATGGTTTAGTGCGACTTTCAGTTGGATTAGACAACGATATTAACGAAACATTTGAGAAAATTAAGACTTGTTTGTAA
- a CDS encoding anhydro-N-acetylmuramic acid kinase → MNQSIVNKTAFIAIGVMSGTSLDGMDIAAVEFFLKENKWSFKLHAATTISYSEQWFDLLKNAPTFSGEQLTELHFEYGRFIGEQVLKFIQSTNFAPDLVASHGHTVFHCPEKGYTLQIGNGASIAAKTKTLTITDFRTGDVTLGGQGAPLVPIGDKLLFSKFDYCLNLGGFANVSFEQNGKRLAFDICPANFILNHFAEKQGLAYDKNGELGKKGNLNTGLLNKLNQIPFYNSAAPKSLGREWVEEAFFPVLDQFNISDVDKMRTVYEHIAIQITRVLSGEGKLLLTGGGAFNSFLTERIKDLTTCETIIPSKEIIDFKEAIIFAFLGVLRIKNINNCLASVTGASKDSCGGRVYNP, encoded by the coding sequence ATGAATCAGTCAATAGTAAATAAAACAGCATTTATTGCAATTGGAGTAATGTCGGGAACATCACTTGACGGAATGGACATTGCTGCTGTCGAATTCTTTTTAAAGGAAAATAAATGGAGCTTTAAATTACATGCGGCTACTACAATTTCATACTCCGAACAATGGTTCGATCTCTTAAAAAATGCTCCCACTTTTTCCGGAGAACAATTGACCGAATTGCATTTCGAATATGGCAGGTTTATTGGCGAACAGGTTTTGAAATTTATACAGAGCACAAACTTCGCTCCCGACCTGGTTGCGTCGCATGGTCATACCGTGTTTCACTGCCCGGAAAAGGGTTACACTTTACAAATAGGCAATGGAGCCTCGATTGCTGCAAAAACAAAAACGCTTACAATTACAGATTTCAGAACGGGCGATGTAACATTGGGTGGCCAGGGTGCCCCTTTGGTTCCAATTGGAGACAAGCTTTTATTTTCGAAGTTTGACTATTGTCTGAACCTTGGCGGTTTTGCAAATGTATCGTTCGAGCAAAACGGAAAACGTCTGGCTTTTGATATTTGTCCGGCAAACTTTATACTCAACCATTTTGCAGAAAAGCAGGGTTTGGCATACGACAAAAATGGTGAACTGGGAAAAAAAGGAAATCTGAACACCGGGCTTTTGAATAAATTAAATCAGATTCCTTTTTACAATTCTGCAGCACCAAAATCGTTGGGAAGAGAATGGGTTGAAGAGGCGTTTTTTCCGGTTCTTGATCAATTCAATATTTCGGATGTAGACAAAATGCGAACAGTTTACGAGCACATTGCAATACAAATCACCAGAGTTTTATCGGGCGAAGGGAAATTGCTGCTCACAGGAGGTGGTGCATTTAATTCCTTTTTAACCGAACGAATCAAGGACCTAACAACCTGTGAAACAATAATTCCTTCAAAAGAAATCATCGATTTTAAAGAAGCCATCATTTTTGCTTTTTTAGGAGTTCTTCGAATAAAAAACATAAATAATTGTCTGGCTTCGGTAACCGGGGCGTCAAAAGACAGTTGCGGAGGACGCGTTTATAATCCATAG
- a CDS encoding M23 family metallopeptidase, which translates to MQRLFLLLFLLISMAGVTQERYYSNPVKIPMLLSGSFAELRSNHFHSGIDIKTQGTTGLPVYSVADGYVSRISVSPTGYGNALYINHPNGTTSVYGHLMRFNAALSKYVKDQQYEQKSFRVDLEVPSYLFPVKQNEEIAKSGNSGSSGGPHLHFEIRDTNTEEPLNPLKYNFPVNDSIPPKIFSVLLVPLSDESNVNFGTVQRSYPVVFYDGAYHLKNNPVIPVWGQIGVAVQTNDYLNGNYNKCGINLLRMAVDGETYFTFQLNRFSFDDTRYINSHIVFDEYMSSKRRFQKTWLDPGNKLPIYNHNGSQGIITPKQDQVQQIEIELQDTYGNTSLLVFSVKGSFKEIGPIRNENTTSFKYDRENQFKTSEADVFIPKGALYDDLNFTYSKKPASAVYYSDLHNIHNNRVPLQKSATFRIKTKNISGELESKVIMANVDTINGEMYAAGGVYKNGWVETDTKNFGTYAVVVDTLAPEIIPLSIKENSLTESNRIRFKIMDDLAGIEKVEGIIDGKWALFEYDPRISQITHYFDKIRFEMNKRHTLKLTVNDYRGNSSVYEATFWK; encoded by the coding sequence ATGCAACGATTATTTCTGCTTTTATTTCTTTTAATTTCGATGGCAGGCGTGACTCAGGAGCGCTATTATTCCAATCCGGTTAAAATACCCATGCTATTAAGTGGCAGCTTTGCCGAGTTACGCAGCAATCATTTTCACTCCGGAATAGACATAAAAACACAGGGTACAACCGGACTGCCGGTATATTCCGTTGCCGATGGTTATGTTTCGAGGATTTCAGTTTCGCCAACAGGATACGGAAATGCTTTGTATATAAATCACCCAAACGGAACAACCTCGGTTTATGGTCATTTAATGCGTTTTAACGCAGCCCTTTCGAAATATGTTAAAGACCAGCAGTACGAGCAAAAATCGTTTCGTGTTGATTTAGAAGTCCCCTCTTACTTGTTTCCGGTAAAACAAAACGAAGAAATTGCAAAAAGCGGGAACAGTGGAAGTTCGGGAGGTCCGCACCTTCACTTTGAAATAAGAGATACAAATACAGAAGAGCCATTAAATCCACTGAAGTACAATTTTCCGGTAAATGACAGCATTCCTCCCAAAATATTTTCAGTACTGCTGGTACCGCTTTCTGATGAATCGAATGTAAATTTTGGTACAGTTCAGCGCAGTTATCCTGTGGTTTTTTACGATGGAGCATATCATTTAAAAAACAATCCTGTCATTCCGGTTTGGGGACAAATTGGTGTAGCGGTACAAACCAACGATTACCTGAATGGAAACTACAACAAATGCGGGATCAATCTGTTACGAATGGCAGTTGATGGCGAAACCTATTTTACATTTCAGCTAAACCGTTTTTCATTCGATGACACACGCTACATTAACAGCCACATTGTTTTTGATGAATACATGAGTTCAAAAAGGCGTTTTCAGAAAACATGGCTCGACCCCGGAAATAAATTACCAATCTACAACCACAATGGTTCGCAGGGAATTATTACCCCAAAACAGGATCAAGTACAACAAATTGAAATAGAATTGCAGGATACATATGGAAACACGTCCCTACTTGTTTTTTCAGTAAAAGGAAGTTTTAAGGAAATTGGACCAATAAGAAATGAAAATACCACCAGTTTTAAATACGACCGTGAAAACCAATTTAAAACCAGTGAGGCAGATGTTTTTATTCCTAAAGGAGCTTTGTATGATGATTTAAACTTCACCTATTCGAAAAAACCTGCAAGCGCCGTATATTACAGCGATTTGCACAACATTCACAACAATCGGGTTCCTCTTCAAAAAAGTGCAACTTTCCGCATAAAAACAAAAAATATCTCCGGGGAGCTGGAATCGAAAGTTATAATGGCAAATGTCGACACCATAAATGGAGAAATGTATGCAGCCGGAGGAGTTTACAAAAATGGCTGGGTTGAAACGGATACAAAAAATTTTGGCACTTATGCTGTTGTTGTCGATACTTTGGCGCCAGAAATAATTCCTCTCAGCATAAAAGAAAATAGTTTAACTGAATCGAACCGAATCAGATTTAAAATCATGGATGATTTGGCAGGAATTGAAAAGGTAGAAGGAATTATTGACGGGAAATGGGCTTTGTTTGAATACGACCCCAGAATCAGTCAGATTACCCATTATTTCGATAAAATACGGTTCGAAATGAATAAACGCCACACTTTGAAATTAACAGTCAATGATTACCGTGGAAATTCTTCCGTTTACGAAGCAACTTTCTGGAAATAG
- a CDS encoding cell division protein ZapA — translation MKDKDFRIHIKIDGRAYPLNINRVDEERYRRAAKIVNETIAEFRKMFQGNDQQDIMAMSAFQVALNFTKEQERHDYSQFVDDIKDLNDDISDFLKEKERNK, via the coding sequence GTGAAAGATAAAGACTTTAGAATACATATTAAGATTGATGGAAGGGCATATCCTTTAAACATTAATCGCGTTGATGAAGAGAGATACAGGAGAGCTGCAAAGATTGTTAATGAAACAATTGCTGAATTCAGGAAGATGTTTCAAGGCAATGACCAACAAGACATTATGGCGATGAGCGCTTTTCAGGTAGCACTGAATTTTACAAAAGAGCAAGAACGCCACGATTATTCTCAATTTGTTGACGATATAAAAGATTTGAACGATGATATTTCTGATTTTTTGAAAGAAAAGGAAAGAAATAAGTGA
- the rny gene encoding ribonuclease Y gives MELLIGVAAGFVVGGALAYFIWDKALKAKKNRIISEGQAQAEVVKKDKILQAKEKFLQLKSEHEKYINEKTAGLSQLENKHKQRENSLNQRRDEINRKTKEFETEKRDIEIIRENLNSQLERVEHKSAELDKVHRQHLEKLEQISGLSAEDAKAQLVESLQEEAKTEAVAYINEIMEEAKQTANKEAKKVVVKSIQRVATETAIENSVTIFHIESDEIKGRIIGREGRNIRALEAATGVEIVVDDTPEAIVLSAFDPVRREIARLALHQLVTDGRIHPARIEEVVGKVKKQVEEEIIETGKRTTIDLGIHGLHPELIRLVGKMKYRSSYGQNLLQHSREVANLCATMASELGLNPKKAKRAGLLHDIGKVPDDEPELPHAVLGMKLAEKYKEKPDICNAIGAHHDEVEMQSLIAPIVQVCDAISGARPGARREVVESYIKRLKDLEDLALSYPGVMKTYAIQAGRELRVIVGSDKMSDQETEQLSYDISKRIQDEMTYPGQIKITVIRETRAVSYAK, from the coding sequence ATGGAATTACTAATAGGAGTAGCCGCAGGTTTTGTAGTGGGAGGTGCCTTAGCGTACTTTATCTGGGACAAGGCTTTGAAGGCGAAAAAGAATCGAATAATCAGCGAGGGACAAGCCCAGGCTGAAGTAGTAAAAAAGGATAAGATTCTGCAGGCAAAAGAGAAATTTTTGCAGCTGAAATCGGAACATGAAAAGTACATAAACGAAAAGACTGCGGGTTTGTCTCAGTTGGAAAACAAACACAAACAACGCGAGAACTCTTTGAATCAGCGACGCGATGAAATCAATCGTAAAACCAAAGAATTTGAAACAGAAAAACGCGATATTGAAATAATTCGTGAGAATCTGAATTCTCAATTGGAACGTGTGGAGCACAAAAGTGCAGAGCTGGATAAAGTTCATCGTCAGCACCTTGAAAAACTGGAGCAGATATCAGGCTTGTCGGCAGAAGATGCCAAAGCGCAATTGGTAGAATCGTTGCAGGAAGAAGCCAAAACTGAAGCTGTTGCCTACATCAACGAGATTATGGAGGAAGCCAAACAAACCGCCAATAAAGAGGCGAAAAAAGTTGTGGTGAAATCGATTCAACGTGTTGCAACCGAAACTGCTATCGAAAATTCAGTAACTATTTTCCACATCGAAAGCGATGAAATCAAAGGTCGAATTATTGGTCGTGAAGGTCGTAATATTCGTGCTTTGGAAGCTGCAACCGGAGTTGAAATCGTAGTTGATGATACACCTGAGGCAATTGTACTTTCTGCATTTGATCCTGTTCGTCGCGAAATTGCCCGTTTGGCTTTGCACCAGCTGGTAACCGACGGCCGTATTCACCCTGCCCGTATTGAGGAAGTGGTTGGAAAGGTTAAAAAGCAAGTAGAAGAAGAGATTATTGAAACCGGTAAACGTACCACTATCGACCTTGGAATTCACGGATTACATCCTGAATTGATTCGTTTGGTGGGTAAGATGAAATACCGTTCGTCATACGGACAAAACCTGTTACAGCACTCGCGTGAGGTAGCTAATTTGTGTGCTACAATGGCATCGGAGCTTGGATTAAATCCGAAAAAAGCAAAACGTGCCGGACTGTTACACGATATTGGTAAAGTGCCTGACGATGAGCCGGAATTACCACACGCTGTTTTGGGTATGAAACTGGCGGAGAAATACAAAGAGAAGCCGGACATTTGTAATGCCATTGGTGCTCACCATGACGAAGTTGAAATGCAATCGTTAATTGCTCCAATTGTACAGGTTTGTGACGCCATTTCAGGTGCACGTCCGGGTGCTCGCCGCGAAGTGGTTGAATCATATATCAAACGATTGAAAGATCTTGAAGATTTGGCATTGTCGTATCCTGGAGTAATGAAAACCTACGCAATTCAGGCAGGTCGCGAATTACGCGTAATTGTTGGATCGGATAAAATGAGTGATCAGGAAACTGAACAACTGTCATACGATATTTCAAAACGTATTCAGGATGAAATGACTTATCCGGGTCAGATTAAAATTACTGTAATTCGTGAAACACGTGCAGTAAGCTACGCAAAGTAA
- a CDS encoding transglutaminase family protein: MEKGKLNALIELLDDPDNMVFGMVEQELLKETHEIIPELEKKWESSFDENCQERIENIIQNLQFKKTYSKLKNWLALKPKHQNLIDGFSIVDRFQYPDLNLLNLQLKIENLRKSIWLELNNSLTLLEKTTILNHFLFNMNGYSVNLSNPHSPQNCFLNQLIDTKKGNSISMSIFYTIMARQLELPVKLIDFPKNPLVGIVDSELAQKVHGSSVNSDVLFYINPSNKGSITSRKEIEYHLKKNDYLPFHEYTEPKPDSLFIQRLLESMQESYVAVGFPDKEEKIKQLLSLF; the protein is encoded by the coding sequence ATGGAAAAAGGTAAACTGAATGCGCTTATTGAATTATTAGATGACCCTGACAACATGGTTTTTGGAATGGTTGAACAAGAATTACTCAAAGAAACTCACGAAATTATTCCTGAGCTGGAAAAGAAATGGGAATCGAGTTTTGACGAGAATTGTCAGGAACGTATTGAAAATATCATTCAAAACCTTCAGTTTAAAAAAACATACAGCAAACTAAAAAACTGGCTTGCGCTAAAACCGAAGCATCAAAACTTAATCGATGGTTTTTCAATTGTTGATCGGTTTCAATACCCCGATCTAAATTTATTAAACCTTCAGCTTAAAATTGAAAACCTTCGAAAATCAATTTGGCTGGAGTTAAACAATTCGCTCACGCTTCTTGAAAAAACAACAATATTAAACCATTTTTTATTCAACATGAATGGCTACTCTGTTAATTTGAGTAATCCCCATTCTCCGCAAAATTGCTTTTTAAACCAACTTATCGACACTAAAAAAGGAAATTCCATTTCCATGAGTATATTTTATACGATCATGGCGCGTCAGCTTGAATTGCCGGTAAAACTAATCGACTTCCCCAAAAATCCTTTGGTTGGCATTGTCGACTCTGAGTTGGCCCAAAAAGTACATGGTTCTTCTGTAAATTCCGATGTTTTGTTTTACATCAATCCGTCGAATAAAGGATCGATTACCAGCCGGAAAGAAATTGAGTACCATTTAAAAAAAAACGACTACCTGCCATTCCATGAGTACACAGAGCCAAAACCTGACTCACTGTTTATTCAACGCTTACTGGAATCAATGCAGGAATCGTATGTCGCCGTTGGCTTTCCCGATAAAGAAGAAAAAATAAAACAACTGCTCAGCCTGTTTTAG
- a CDS encoding nucleoside phosphorylase — MIKHSELILNDDGSIFHLHLKPENISDKIILVGDPARVDTISTYFDKIEFTTQNREFKTITGWFNKHKITVISTGIGTDNIDIVVNELDALANIDLQLREKKQEHKVLNIVRIGTSGGLQTDLAVNSFVVSQKSIGFDGLLNFYANREQFCDMEFEQAFTKYTNWSPLLAAPYTVNASDELLEKFKTEDFKMGVTISAPGFYAPQGRELRLPLAFPDLNAQIESFKYNNLRITNFEMESSAIYGLSKMLGHRALTVCLIIANRVTLTANENYRTEMKKLIQKVLNNLTN; from the coding sequence ATGATTAAACATTCTGAGTTAATATTAAACGATGACGGTTCAATTTTCCACTTACACCTAAAACCGGAAAATATTTCAGATAAAATAATTCTTGTGGGCGATCCGGCACGCGTAGATACCATTTCCACGTATTTCGACAAGATTGAATTCACAACTCAAAACCGTGAATTTAAAACAATTACAGGATGGTTTAACAAACATAAAATCACGGTTATTTCAACCGGAATAGGCACCGACAATATAGACATTGTTGTAAACGAGTTGGATGCTTTGGCAAATATTGACCTTCAATTGCGCGAAAAAAAGCAGGAGCACAAAGTGCTGAATATTGTTCGTATAGGTACTTCGGGAGGATTACAAACCGACTTAGCGGTTAACTCATTTGTGGTTTCTCAAAAATCAATTGGATTTGACGGGCTATTAAACTTTTATGCCAACCGCGAACAGTTTTGCGATATGGAATTTGAGCAGGCGTTTACAAAATATACCAACTGGAGTCCATTACTGGCAGCACCATACACGGTGAATGCTTCGGATGAATTGCTTGAAAAATTCAAAACAGAAGATTTCAAAATGGGTGTAACCATCTCGGCTCCGGGCTTTTACGCACCACAAGGAAGAGAACTTCGCTTGCCACTGGCATTTCCTGATTTGAATGCACAAATTGAATCGTTTAAATACAACAATTTACGAATCACAAATTTTGAAATGGAAAGTTCGGCAATTTATGGTTTATCCAAAATGCTTGGTCACCGTGCTTTAACGGTGTGTTTGATTATTGCCAACCGTGTTACCCTAACCGCAAACGAAAATTACAGAACTGAGATGAAAAAGCTGATACAGAAAGTACTCAATAATTTAACCAATTAA
- a CDS encoding patatin-like phospholipase family protein: MKHTLLLTCLLVLISIQLNAQSVGLVLSGGGAKGMAHIAVIRVLEENNIPIDYIAGTSIGAIVGGLYAAGYTPDEMEQLFKSDDFYFWSTGKIQREYRYYFKRPEPTPAWIQLRVAKKEEKVKLLPPTNIIPAGQMDFAFMELTAATNAACNYNFDNLMVPYFCIAADVNNSKAVMLRNGDLGSAMRASMTVPLYFKPIEIDGNLLFDGGLLNNFPTREMKETYKPDIIIGHKVANGPKEADQDDVLTQIANMVMRPTDFEISPEDGILLETTFDDVSLLDFQKIDEVMQRGEKTAKASIEKIKDLIDRRVSLEEIQEKRSKFNAQKPQLFFQNIQVEGVSDPMQRKFIIQSMKHNYNVVSLSTLKTEYFKLIADEHLKSIRPLTRYNPETGYFDLHLKVEPEKKVDISIGGNLSTKPINQGFASFNFRSYQSRAYTLNSNLYFGRFYSSVKFGGRIDYPTRLPFYLSANFTLNRWDYFSSSTELFFEDVRPPYIIQDESNFRLETGFPMGLHSKFYAGMAYSGATDEYYQTDIFNKEDTPDKTSFDAFVSQVGLENNSLNYKQYATEGAFRFINLKYVVGQENHVPGSTAQSRIKKETNHNYFQLQAYSLRHYKLSKNITLGTHVEGVLSSKDFFQNYRASMLSAPGFAPTPHSKSLFISHFHANNYFAGGLKAIFNFNQAMHLRIEGYGFVPIYEALPTSDLTAVESTEFIDNYYLQGMASLVYQTGIGPVSLSLNYYEKENSNLYLTLNFGYILFNKRGL, encoded by the coding sequence ATGAAGCATACTCTACTTTTAACCTGCTTATTAGTACTTATCTCCATACAATTAAATGCACAGTCGGTTGGACTTGTGCTAAGTGGTGGTGGAGCCAAAGGTATGGCGCATATTGCTGTAATCCGGGTTCTCGAAGAAAACAACATTCCAATTGACTACATTGCAGGAACAAGTATTGGTGCCATTGTTGGTGGACTTTACGCCGCCGGTTACACCCCCGACGAAATGGAACAACTTTTTAAATCGGATGATTTTTATTTCTGGTCGACCGGAAAAATTCAACGCGAATACCGCTACTATTTTAAACGTCCGGAACCAACACCTGCCTGGATACAATTGCGTGTTGCAAAAAAAGAAGAAAAGGTAAAGCTTCTTCCTCCTACCAATATCATTCCTGCAGGACAAATGGATTTTGCCTTTATGGAATTAACAGCCGCGACAAATGCGGCTTGTAATTACAATTTCGACAATTTAATGGTTCCCTATTTTTGTATTGCAGCCGATGTAAACAATAGCAAAGCGGTGATGTTACGAAATGGCGATTTAGGCTCTGCCATGCGTGCTTCCATGACTGTTCCCTTGTATTTTAAACCCATTGAGATTGATGGAAACCTACTATTTGACGGAGGTTTATTGAATAATTTTCCAACACGGGAAATGAAAGAAACCTACAAACCCGATATTATTATTGGTCATAAAGTGGCAAACGGTCCCAAAGAAGCCGACCAGGACGATGTTCTCACCCAAATTGCCAACATGGTAATGCGCCCAACTGATTTTGAGATATCGCCCGAGGATGGCATATTACTTGAAACTACTTTCGACGATGTCAGCCTGCTCGATTTTCAGAAGATTGACGAGGTAATGCAGCGAGGTGAAAAAACAGCCAAAGCCTCAATAGAAAAGATTAAAGATTTAATCGACCGGAGAGTAAGCCTGGAAGAAATACAGGAAAAACGATCAAAATTTAATGCACAAAAGCCCCAATTATTTTTTCAGAACATTCAGGTTGAAGGTGTTAGCGATCCAATGCAACGGAAATTTATTATTCAAAGCATGAAACACAATTACAATGTGGTTTCGTTATCGACCTTAAAAACAGAATATTTTAAACTGATTGCTGATGAGCATTTAAAATCAATTCGGCCGCTTACACGCTACAATCCTGAAACAGGATATTTTGATCTGCACTTAAAAGTAGAGCCCGAAAAAAAAGTAGACATTAGTATTGGCGGAAACCTTTCGACAAAACCAATTAACCAGGGTTTTGCCAGTTTTAATTTCCGTTCGTACCAAAGCCGTGCTTACACCTTAAATTCCAACTTGTATTTTGGACGTTTTTACAGTTCGGTAAAATTTGGTGGAAGAATTGATTATCCTACCCGCCTCCCCTTTTATTTGTCGGCAAATTTCACACTTAACAGGTGGGACTATTTTTCATCGAGTACGGAGTTATTTTTCGAAGATGTGAGGCCTCCATATATCATACAGGACGAATCGAATTTCAGGTTAGAAACAGGATTCCCGATGGGTTTGCACAGCAAGTTTTATGCAGGAATGGCCTATTCAGGAGCTACTGACGAATATTACCAGACTGATATATTTAACAAGGAAGACACGCCCGACAAAACTTCTTTTGATGCTTTTGTAAGCCAGGTTGGATTGGAAAACAATTCGTTGAATTACAAACAATATGCAACCGAAGGGGCATTTCGCTTTATTAATTTAAAATATGTGGTTGGCCAGGAAAACCATGTTCCGGGAAGTACAGCCCAAAGTCGAATAAAAAAGGAAACAAACCATAATTATTTTCAGTTGCAAGCCTACTCCTTGCGTCATTACAAATTATCGAAAAATATTACTTTGGGAACACACGTCGAAGGAGTTTTAAGCAGTAAAGATTTTTTTCAAAACTATCGGGCAAGTATGTTGTCGGCTCCGGGTTTTGCGCCAACACCTCACAGCAAATCGCTGTTTATAAGCCACTTTCATGCAAATAACTATTTTGCAGGAGGTTTAAAAGCCATTTTTAATTTTAATCAGGCAATGCATTTGCGTATTGAAGGTTATGGTTTTGTTCCCATTTATGAAGCTTTACCAACGAGCGACCTAACTGCTGTTGAAAGCACCGAATTCATTGATAATTATTACCTGCAGGGAATGGCTTCTCTGGTATATCAAACCGGAATTGGCCCAGTGAGTTTATCGCTAAACTACTACGAAAAAGAAAACAGCAACCTCTATTTGACCTTAAATTTTGGGTACATTCTTTTTAACAAAAGAGGTTTATAA
- a CDS encoding alpha/beta hydrolase family protein: MKNAILLFILLVFGTVASAQHGKVFESLEFKSNLVHYPVEYSIYLPPDYYTSERSYPVLYLLHGYSDDETGWIQFGEANRISDEGIANGDFPPCIIVMPDGKVSWYINSADGNDPWEDMFIQEFIPFIEKEYRIRSKKEFRAIAGLSMGGNGSLLLAMRNPDLFTSCVAMSAGTFTDEESIANDQYDAYFKNIYGAKPKNDVSEHWKANSPLHLLDSVDIKKLKSIRWYIDCGDDDFLYKGNSALHVKMRNLEIPHQYRVRNGGHEWSYWRTGLFDGLKFIADDFHR; the protein is encoded by the coding sequence ATGAAAAATGCAATTCTTCTTTTTATCCTATTAGTTTTTGGAACCGTGGCATCTGCCCAACACGGGAAAGTTTTCGAATCGCTTGAGTTTAAAAGTAATCTGGTACATTATCCTGTTGAATATTCGATTTACCTGCCACCGGATTATTACACTTCAGAACGCAGTTATCCGGTTCTGTATTTGCTGCATGGATACTCTGATGACGAAACCGGCTGGATTCAGTTTGGTGAAGCCAACCGAATTTCAGACGAAGGAATTGCAAATGGCGATTTCCCTCCTTGTATAATTGTAATGCCCGATGGGAAAGTTTCGTGGTACATTAACAGTGCCGATGGCAACGATCCCTGGGAAGATATGTTTATTCAGGAGTTTATTCCATTTATTGAGAAAGAATATCGAATCAGATCGAAGAAAGAGTTCAGAGCGATTGCAGGACTTTCGATGGGAGGAAATGGTTCGTTGTTACTTGCCATGCGCAATCCCGATTTATTTACGTCGTGTGTGGCAATGAGTGCAGGTACATTCACCGATGAAGAAAGTATTGCAAACGACCAATACGATGCTTATTTCAAGAATATTTATGGTGCAAAACCCAAAAACGATGTAAGTGAACATTGGAAAGCAAACAGTCCCTTGCATTTACTCGATAGTGTTGATATCAAAAAATTAAAATCGATACGATGGTACATTGATTGTGGTGATGATGATTTTTTATACAAAGGAAATTCTGCTTTACATGTAAAAATGCGAAACCTTGAAATTCCTCACCAGTACCGGGTTCGGAATGGAGGCCATGAATGGAGTTACTGGCGCACCGGATTATTTGATGGTTTAAAATTTATTGCCGACGATTTTCATCGTTAG